DNA from Massilia sp. KIM:
GCGTCACCGTGCGCAGCGACCTGCGCTACCTCGACTACGCCCAGCGTGACCGGGCCCAGGCGCGCATGCGCGAGATCGTGGCCCAGAGCCTGCCCGGCGCCAGCGCCAGCATCGCTTTCCGCGACTCCTACCCGCCGATGGCGGTCACGCCGGGCAACCTCAAGCTGCTGGAACAGTATTCCCGGGCCAGCAGCGACGCCGGCCTGGGCGAGGTCGTGGCCCTGCCCGCCACCGCGCGCGGCGCCGGCGACATCCAGTTCGTCGCGCCCTATATCGACAGCCTGGACGGCCTGGGCGCCAGCGGTAGTGGCGCGCACTCGCCGAACGAGCGGGTCGACCTGCCCTCGATCGAGCGCGCCGCGATCCGTACCGCGCTGCTGATCTACCGCCTGACGCGCTGAGGCCGCGCCCGCGAGCTCCCTGAGCCGGTCGGAGTTCAGCGCGCCCCCCTGGAACAGATCAAAGGCCGGGCACACGGATGCCCGCTAGACTGTGCGGCGCACGCCACGTTTTCCGTGGCGAGCTAAAGGCATTCGCTGGCACAATGGCGCCAGTGAATACTTCGGCAACGGGGGCGGACATGCTGGTCAAACGTGCTCAGATGTGGATTCTGTTGTTGATGGGAATGCTGCTGGCCGCCTGCGGCGGCGGAGGCGGCAGCCCGGGCGAGACCGGCGTAGTGCCGCAGCCGCCGGCCACCACCGGCGCGCTCACGGTCACGGTCAGCGGCCTGCCCGCCGGCGTGAACGCCGCCCTGCGCGTGACCGGCCCCAACAACTTCACCCAAGACCTGAACCAGACCCAGACCCTGAGCAACCTGGCGCCCGGCAGCTACAGCCTCAGCGCCGCGGCGGTCACCAGCGGCGCCACCACCTACACCCCCACGCCCGCCACCCAGAGCGCGGTGGTGAGCGCCGGCGCCACCGCCAGCGCGACCGTCAACTATGGCGGCGCGAGCGCCACCCTGAGCCTGGGCGTCACCCGGGTCGCCGAGCTGGAGAGCCCGACTTTCCTGAGCGCGCCGCCCGGCGACGCGCGCCTCTTCGTCACCGAGCGCCCGGGCCGGGTGCGCATCATCCAGAACGGCAGCGTGCTGAGCGCGCCTTTCCTCGACATCAGCGCGCGCGTGGCCACCGCCGGCGAAGGCGGCCTGCTCTCGCTCGCCTTCGACCCGCAGTACGCGCGCAACGGCTACGTCTACCTGTATTACACCGACGCCCAGCGCGACATCGTGGTCGAGCGCTTCACGGCCAGCGCCAATCCCAACCTGGCCGACGCCACCTCGGGCCTGGTGATCATCCGCGTGCCCCACCCCGGCTTCACCAACCATTTCGGCGGCCAGCTGGCCTTCGGGCCCGACGGCTTCCTCTACCTGGCGCCCGGGGACGGCGGCGGCGCCGGCGACCCGCAGCGCAACGGCCAGAACTTCACCTCGCTGCTGGGCAAGCTGCTGCGGCTCGACGTCGCCAACGCCAGCGCCTCCCAGCCCTACGCGATCCCGCCCGACAACCCCTATATCGCGATGAGCTCGCGGCGCGGCGAGATCTGGGCGGCCGGCCTGCGCAACCCCTGGCGCTTCAGCTTCGACGGCGGCCAGCTCTACCTGGCCGACGTGGGCCAGGACCAGCGCGAGGAAGTGAACATCGTGGGCGCGTCCCAGGGCGGGCTGAACTTCGGCTGGAACATCATGGAGGGCACGCTCTGCTACAACGCCAGCAGCTGCGACCGCAGCGGCCTCACCCTGCCCGCCTTCGAGTACGAGCACGGCAGCAACAACGTGAACGGCTGCTCGATCACGGGCGGCTTCGTCTACCGCGGGCGCGCCTTGCCCGAGCTGGCCGGCCACTACTTCTATTCCGATTTCTGCGGCGGCTGGCTCAAGAGCTTCCTGCCGGGCGCCGGCGGCATCACCCAGCAGCGCGACTGGAACCTCCAGGGCGTCCGGCAGGTCGTATCCTTCGGCCGCGACGCCGAGGGTGAGCTTTACCTGCTCTCGGCGGCGGGCGGCATCTATAAAATCGGACGCGCCTCCACGCCCTAGAGTTAAAATTAAGAAATGGCACGCTTACAACTAGACTTCCCCGAAGACCAGTTTTACTATTCGACGCCGCTGACCGTGAGGGTCACGGACATCAATGCCGCCAACCACCTCGGCAACGACTCGATGATCTCCATGATCTCCGAGGCGCGGGCGCGCTTCCTGTTCGAGTTCGGCGTCGCCGAGACCGAGCGCGACGGCACCGGCATCATCGTCACCGACCTCGCCACCACCTACCGCGCCGAGGCCCATGCGCGCGACCAGTTGCTGTTCGAGGTCGGCGTCATGGACTTCAACAAGTATGGCGGCGACATCACCTTCCGCATCACCCGGCCGCGCGACCGCAGGCTGATCGCCATGGCCAAGTCCGGCTTCGTGTTCTACAACTACAAGACCAGCCAGGTGGTCGCCATGCCCGAGGAATTCCGGGCCAAGTTCGACCGGGTGAACTGGATCGACTGACGCGGCCTGCCGGCCGGACCGGCGTGCACTTACTTCAGCACGGCGCGGAAGGTCACCTCGATCAACTGCGAAGGAATCGCCAGGCGCGTCACGCCGATGAGGTTGCTTGCGCAGCGCGGTTGCGGTCGCCCGTACAGCTCCTTTCTCACCTTTCCGGCGGCCGCGAAGGCGGCGTCGACGTCCAGCACGTAGAGGGTCTCCTCGACCACGTCGTCCAGCGTGGCGCCAAATTCCGCCAGCAGGGAAATGGCGTTCAGGTAGGTCTGACGCATCTGCGCCTCCATGGTCGAAAAATCGACAGGCTTGCCGTTCTCGTCGAGCTCGGCGGGCGCGACCATCGCGCCGTCCTTGTCATGGCTGAGCTGGCCGGAAAGGTAAATCGTGTCCTTGACCTGGACGGCCTGGCAGTAGCCGAAGGCGTCTTCCCAGGCGACGCCATGATTGGCGATTTTCTTCTCGAGCGGGGCGGTGGTGTTCATGGAACTCCTCAGGCGGGGTTGGTTGGACGAGATGAAGGAAACTGCATTGTGCGGTTAACATCCCCGGTCGGCTTGCATTTTTCTGCTCTTGTCGAGCAGGCGACGAAGGGCGAAAAAAGTTGGAACTTTTTTGCCGCCCCGGCGGAATACGGTTAAAGATGAGCGCCATGACCACACCACCCGACCAGCCAGATGCCGAATTGCTGCGCCAGATGCGCCTGGGGACCGCCGCCGCCTTCGCGGCGCTGTACCGGCGTCACCAGGGGCCGCTGTACCGTTTCGTGCTGCTGCGCTGCGGTTCGGCCGACACGGCCGCCGACATCGTGCAGGAAACCTTCATGGGACTGCTGACCGGCCGCTACGACTACGATCCGCTGCGCGGGCAGTTGCAGCACTTCCTGTTCGGGGTGGCGCGTAACCTGGCCTTGAAATGGGAGGAAGGACGTCGGCGCCATGCGGTGCTGCCGCCAGCCGGCGCGGACGAGGACGAGGAAGACGAGCTGGACATCGCCAGCGAAGACGACGGCCCCCTCGGGCGCCTGCTCGAGAACGAGGCCGCCGAGCAGGTGCGGCGCGCGCTGTCCCTGTTGCCGCCGCACTACCGCGACCCGGTCATCCTGTACGAACTGCACGAGCTGTCCTATCAGGAGATCGCGGCGGTGTGCCAGGTGGACATCGGCACCGTGCGCTCGCGCCTGGCGCGCGCCCGCGCGGCCCTGGCCAAGCGCCTGCAAGCCCTGCGCCCGGCCAGCGCCGCCTGAAGAACGAAGGAAGGAAATTCTATGGAATCCAAGGACAAGCTGGACCCGCTGCTGGCCGCGCACTTCGACGCGCTGCGCGCCGGGCTGGCCGGACACGCGGCGCCGCGCTGCGTCGAGAAAGAGCTGATGCAGGCCTACGCCCGCCAGTTCCCGCCCAAGAGGCGCTGGTACCAGCGCCTGTCGCTGCCCCAGTGGGGCGCGGCCGGGGCGCTGTGTTCGCTCACCGCCGTGGCGGTGCTGCTGGCGATGTCGCCGCACGACACCGTGACCGTCGGCGCGCCGCCGCTGGTGGGAGTGGACGGGGGCGCCGCCTTCATCGCCCTCGACACCCTGGAGCGCATCGAACGCGAGCCCGATACCCGTGTGGTCGAGGCCGACCTGCCGCAGGCCACCCTGGCCTCGCTCGGCCTGCCCGTCACGCCCGACAACGCGGACCGCACGGTGCGCGCCGAAATGCTGGTGGCCGCCGACGGCCAGCCGCTGGCGGTGCGCCTGAGCGCCGCCAACTGATTCACTACCAACGAGGATGCCATGAAACACGAGAAGATCCTGATCGCCGCCCTGCTGGCCTGCGCCTTCGCCCCGGCCCTGGCCGAGGAAGCGGGAGAAGCCGAGGAACGCGCCGAGCGCCGCATCGTCACCCGCCTGGGCGACAGCCGCGACGAACTGGTCATCGCCAATGGATTGCCGATGGGCGGGGCCATCATCCAGCAGTCCCTCGGCCGGGCGGTCAAGAACGCGCCCTACAGCGCCCTGTCGGTGTCGGAACGCATCCAGCACCTGGCCGACGGCAACCAGATCGTCAACAAGACGGTGGCCATGAACTACCGCGACAGCGCCGGCCGCACCCGTACCGAGGTGCGCGACGACGATGGCGAGGTCCGCGTGATCACGATCAATGATCCGGTCGAGGGGGTGCGCTATGTGCTGCGTCCGGAGACGAAGACGGCGACCAAGGTCGGGAATCCCGGCGAGATCGCGCGCGCGGCTGCCGAGCAGGCCCGCGCCGCCGCCGAAAAGGCGCGTGCTTCGGCCGAACAGGGGCGTGTAGCTGGCGACCAGGCGCGGCTTGCAGCCGAGCAGGCGCGCCAGCGCATCGAACAGTTGCGCCGCGAGGGCAGGCTGCCGGAAGGCGGGCGTTTCATCGTCAAGGAAGTCGAACGCGGTGGCGAGCACAAGGACGTGCAGATCCGCGTCGCACAACCGATGCCCGGAGCGCCCTTCGCCCGGCCCGAGTTCACGACGCACATCGGCCCCATGATCGCCGGCGCATTCGGCGACGCCAAGTGGTCGGCCAAGGCGGTGAGCAAGGAGCTCGGCACGCGCGAGTTCTCCGGAGTGAAAGCACAGGGGCGCCAGCGCAGCTACGAGATTCCCGCCGGCGAGATCGGCAACCGCAACCCGATCACGGTCAGCAGCGAGACCTGGAGCTCCCCGGAGCTGAGGGTGGTCGTGTACGACAAGCGCAGCGATCCGCGCAGCGGGGAGACGGTGTACCGGCTGGAAGACCTGAAGCGGGAAGAACCGGCGGCGGCGCTGTTCACGGTGCCCTCGGACTACACGGTCAGGGATGTGATGACGCCGCCACGGACCGCGCTCAAGAAGACCGATTGAGGCCGGATCGACAGGCGTAGCCCCGCAAACGAATCGGCCCCGCACCAGCGGGGCCGAGTTTTATGGGGCGGGCGCAAGACCCGGGCAGTCCTGGGTCAGCTCCGGCGCTTCTGCAGGATGGCCTGGTCGAACCATTCCTGGATCATGCGCTTTTCATAACGCAGCGTGTCGCTGTCGGACCAGCGATTGATGCGCTGCAGGTAGCTCATGTCCGCCAGCTTCGCGTCGCCGCTGCGCAGCACCTGGCCGTCCTGGGTCAGGCTGTAGCGCAGGGTGATGATGGGCCAGTCGGCCATGCCCTTGAGCACGCGCAGGTCGCGTCCCGAACCACGGGTCGGATACTCGCGGCCCGCCAGGTCGATGTCGGTCACATCGATGGTCAGGTCCTGCCCCTGCGGCAAGTTCGCGCCCAGCTTGGTGAAATAATCGTTCAGGTTCTTCAGCACCTCTTCGCGCTCCCAGGGGGCGAAAGGCAGGTCGGAGAAGCGCTCCGACTCGATGTAGTTCACGGTGACGCCCGCCGACGCAGTCCCTGCGCCAAACGCGAGCAGGCCCGCCAGGGCCAATTTTGCTATCGACGATCTCATGGTCAAACCTCTCCTTCCTTTCGGCTTACGTTCAAAATATACGCCGCTTTGCCGCTGCGCGCCTGTCTTTAATCGTCGATTTTTTGTATCCAAACGTTAGGCTGCGCACACGCCGTTCCGCCCCCGGCGGCCGACAATACGGCAAGGGAGGTCAGCCGTGCCGGAAGGTCCATCACTCTACTTGCTGAAAGAGCAAATCCAGCGTTTCGCCGGGCAGGAGATCGTGCGCGCCGAGGGCAATACCTGGGCCATCGACACCACGCGCCTGGTCGGACAGCCTATCCTTTCCCTGCGCACCTGGGGCAAGCACCTGCTGATCGAGACCCCGGCCATGGTCTTGCGCATCCACTTCCTGCTGTTCGGCACTTACCGCATCGACGAGCGGCGCGACAAGCCGGCCAGGCTCTCGCTCGGCATGGCCGACGGCGGCGAGATGAATTTCTACGCCTGCTCGGTGAAGGAGATCGAGCGCGCCACCTTCGAGGCCTATGACTTCAGCGCCGACGTCATGTCGGACGAGTGGGACCCGAAGCGCGCCCGCAAGAAGCTGCGCGCCCGGCCCGACATGCTGGCCTGCGACGCCCTCCTCGACCAGGATATCTTCTCGGGCGTGGGCAACATCATCAAGAACGAAGTGCTGTTCCGCATCCGCCTGCATCCGCTGTCCACCGTCGGCGCCCTGCCCGCGCCCAAGCTGCGCCAGCTGGTCGACGAAGCGCGCCAGTACAGCTTCGACTTCCTGGAATGGAAACGCCAGTACGTGCTCAAGCAGCATTGGCAGGCCCATGCCCAGCGCACCTGCCCGCGCTGCCAGATCCCGATGCACAAGGCCAAGCTGGGCTTGAGCGCCCGCCGCAGCTTCTGGTGCGAACGTTGCCAGAAGCGCTACGGCGCCTGAGCCAAACGGGTGCGTGCGCCGCTCCGCCATGCGGCAAAACGCCGGCCAGCACGGTGCAAGCTGCACCTTTATCCAGCCTGCATCGGTGATGTGACTTCTTTCGCCAACACTTTTAATATTGCCTGTTGTTAAGGATCATGAGCCATACTACAATCAACTTGACTACGGGCATCAGCCCAGGTAAATACGCGTCCCGCCAACCCGACACCCACGATATCGGAATCGTTTATGTCCTTCCTCTCTTCCGCCACCCCCAAGCTGGCACCCTGGAAAGTGTTGTTGGTCGACGATGAACCGGACATCCATGACATCACCAAGCTGACCCTGTCGCGCTTCCGCCTCGACGGCCGTGCGCTGAGCTTCGTGCACGCCTACAGCGGCGCCGAGGCCAAGGAGGTGCTGGCGCGCGAGAAGGACATCGCGCTGGTGTTCCTGGACGTGGTGATGGAGCGCGAGGACAGCGGCCTGGAAGTGGCGCGCTGGATGCGCCAGGAGCTGGACAACCAGTTCACCCGCATCGTGCTGCGCACCGGCCAGCCGGGCCAGGCGCCGGAAGAGCGCGTGATCGTCGACTACGACATCAACGATTACAAGGAAAAGACCGAGCTCGACCGCACCAAGCTGTTCACCACCACCTTCGCCGCCCTGCGCGCCTACCGCGACATCATGAAGGTCGAGGAAGCGCGCCGCGTGCAGCAGAATTACCGCGAAGGCCTGGAGCGGGTGATCGCCGCCTCCAGCCATATTTTCCAGCAGCGCAACCTGAAGGATTTCGCCAACGGCCTGCTGCAGCAGGTGGTGGCCCTGCTGCGCCTGGAGCAGAGCATGCTGCTGCGCCTGAAGGGCGCGAGCGTGATCACCGGCGAGAGCCAGTACGAGGTGCTGGCCCAGATCGGCGACCTGGGCGGCGAGGAAATCGGCCCGGACCTGGTGGCCCAGCTCGACGACGCGCGCCACAACCGCATCTCGCGCCTGCATGGCGACACCTATGTCGGCTACTTCCCGAACAGCAGCGGCAAGGCTTCGCTGCTGGTGCTCAAGGGCGTGGAAGAAGTCTCGGAACTGGACGCCCAGTTGCTGGAAGTCTTCTGCTCGGGCGTGGCGATCGCCTTCGACAACATCCTGCTGAACCAGGAGATCACCGACACCCAGGCCGAGCTGATCCTGCGCCTGGGCGACGTGGTGGAATCGCGCTCCAACGAAGCCGGCAACCACGTGCGCCGCATGTCCCAGGTCTGCCACCTGCTGGCCCAGGCGGCCGGCATGCCGGAAGAGGAAGTCGCGACCCTGATGCACGCCGCGCCGATGCACGACGTGGGCAAGATCGCCACCCCGGACGCGGTGCTGCTCAAGCCGGGGCGCCTGAACGAGGAAGAGTGGGAAATCATGCGCCAGCACCCGACCGTGGGCCTGCAGATCCTGGACGGTTCCTCGCGTCCGATCCTGAAGGCGGCGGCGGTGATCGCCCACCAGCACCACGAGAAATACGACGGCAGCGGCTATCCGCAGGGGCTCAAGGGCGAGGCGATCCACCCGTATGCGCGGATCGTGGCGGTGGCCGACGTGTTCGACGCGCTGAGCCACAAGCGCTGCTACAAGGACGCCTGGCCGGCCGAGAAGGTCACCGAGCACCTGCGTGAGGTGGCGGGGCATCACCTCGATCCGTATTACGTCGACCTGCTCATCAAGAACATGGACAAGGCGCTGGAGATCAACCGGAACTGGCCGGATTAAGGGGAAGCCCGCCTGGAGCTCCCACATTTCGCGTACCGCCTGCTCCTCGTCTCACCCACTAACCCGTAAACGTCATCCCGGCGAAGGCCGGGATCCAAGTTCCTTCGCGTCGCCACTAGCTCAAACCTGAGTGGCTACGCTGGCAAACTTGGATCCCGGCCTTCGCCGGGATGACGTTTACAAGGCGCTGGCCGAAAGTAAGGCGCTGGCCGAAAGTAAGGCGCTGGCCGAAAGTAAGGCGCTGGCCGAAAGCAAGGCGCTGGCCGAGAGCAAGGCGCTGGCCGAAAGCGAGGCGCTGGCCGAGAGAAAGTCGCGGGCCGAAAGCTACCGCGGCGGGCCGAAAGCAAGCGCGGGCCGAAACCGGCGCTGCCTTGCCCCTCAAGCCGCGATCTTCTCCTTGCGCTGCGAACGCGGAAAGCGCAAGTGATACTGCAGCCCCTTCCCCGGCGCACTCTCCACCCGCACCGTGCCGCCCAGCGCCCCGGTCACCAGGTTGTACAGGATGTGCGCCCCAAGTCCGCTGCCGCCGGTCCCGCGCTTGGTGGTGAAGAAGGGATCGAACAACTTGTCCAGCGTGTCCTTGTCCATCCCCGCCCCGTCGTCGGCGTAGTCGAAGCACACCACCTCGCCCTCCAGCCCCACGCGGATGGCGATGGTGCCGGCCTGCTCGCGCTCGAAGCCGTGCACCAGCGAATTCACCACCATGTTGGTGACGATCTGCGACACCGCCCCCGGGAAGCTGTCCAGCACCAGGTCCTTCGGGCACGCCAGCTCCACCTTCACCGGCCGGCCCTTGAGCTTGGGCTGGAGCGAGAGCAGCACCTCGTTCAGGTAGCCGTGCAGGTTGAAGCTGCGGATGTCGTCCGAGGACTGGTCCACCGCCACCTGCTTGAAGCTGCGCACCAGGGCCGCCGCGCGCTGGGTGTTGGTGGTCAGGATGCGCAGCGACTGGTCGACGATGTCGAAGAAGCCGTTCAGGCTGTCCTCCGTCATCTCCCCCGCCGCCAGCTCTTCGCGGGTGAGCTTGAGCTCCTGCACCAGGTGGCTGGTCGCCGTCACGCAGATGCCCAAGGGGGTGTTGATCTCGTGCGCCACGCCCGCCACCAGCCGGCCCAGCGAGGCCAGCTTCTCCTGGCGCACCAGCTCCGACTGCGCCTCCTGCAGCGCATGCAGCGCTTCGTTCAGGGCCGCGTTCTGCTCTTCCAGCCGCTCCTTGGTCTTGCGGATCGCGCGGTCGGCCTGCATGCGCGCGATCGCCACCGCCACGTGGCTGGCCATGAAGGCCAGCAGGTCGAGGTCGGCCTTGGTGTACACCACCGCCGGATCGTAGCTCTGCACCACCAGCACGCCATAGGGCTTTTCGTGCACCAGCATCGGCGCCCCCATCCAGCTCGCGATCTCGGTGTTGCCCAGGGGCTCGCGCACCAGGCCGCTCGCTGCCAGGCGCTGGAAGCTGCCGGCGTCGTGCAACTGCGCCTGCTTGCTGGCGAGGACGTAGGAACACATGGCCTTGCCGAAGGGGAAGCGCTGCAGCGGCGCTTCCTTGTCCTTCTGGTCGACGAAGTACGGAATGCTGATCTCCTCCGTCTCCGGGTGGTAGAGGGCGATCAGGAAGTTCTCGGCCACCATCAGCTCGCCGATGATGCGGTGCAGGCTGGCCGACAGCACATCGGTGTCGAGCGCCTGGGCCGACAGGCTGGCGATCTGGTACAGCGCATGCTGCACCTGTTCCGCGCGGCGCCGCTCGCTCACTTCGATCGCCAGCGCGGCCGTGCGTTCCTGCACCGCGCGCTCCAGCCGGTCCATGCTCTGCAGGCCCTGCAGCGCGTTGGAGACGTGGTTGGCGATCAGGGCGAACAGGGCCTGGTCTTCCTCGCTGTAGGTCACGCCCTTGTCATAGCTCTGGATCACGATCGCGCCCAGGGCCTGGTGGTTCTGGTCCAGCAGCGGGCAGCCCATCCAGTGCTCGGCGGCGCTGCCGCTGCCCCAGCGCATGCCTTCGCTTTCGCGCGCGGCGAAGTCGTCGGCGGTGATGACCAGGGTGCGGCGGTTCAGCAGCACCCAGGCGGTGGGCGATTGCTCCGGGGACGCCAGGCGGATGCGCTCGTCCGGGTCGGGCGGGGCGTCGGCTTCGTCGACGAAGTAGACGAAGCGCACGCTGCCGTCCTCGCGGTCGGCCAGGGCGACGTAAAAGTTGGCCGCGTACATGATGCGGCCCAGCGCGCGGTGCACCGCAGCGATGAATTCGGTGATGTCGCTGCAGCTGGTCGACATCTGCCCGATCTCGAGCAGCATCGACTGGACCGCTTCCAGCCGGTCAAGACGTTCCATTGCTTCCCCATGTAAAAGCGTAATTCCTTGCGGAAATAGTACCAGCTTGCCTCCTCCAGAGGGAGATTGTCGGCGCCGGCTGTCGCTTTTCGACCTTTAACCCGGGTCAATTCCCACCGATCAGCTTCCTCCTAAAATGGCTTTACAGCCCGGAGTCCGTCGTGCGTTTCGCGTCTTGTCCATGCTCTAACAGGGTGCCGCCCACGATTGGGGTCCGGCAGGGGCCATCTGTTCTCATCATGTCAGCATTGCACTTTTTCTTGACGAGAGTGCTGACAATGCCTGAAGCAACCCGACGCCTCAAGGATCCCATTGCCCAGGAAGATGGCAGCCAGGTGACGCACAGCGTGGCGACACCGGTCGGTTTCACCGTCCGCGGCGCCGTCTACCTGGGTTCCACCAAGGTGATCCCGGTGATTTTCGTTCCCGGCACCATGGGCACCCATTTGCGCCTCCGCCGCGACACCGGACTCCCCGAGGATCATCCGCTCGAACCCGGCGCCGTCGCCTGGCGTCCGCCGAACAGCGATCCCGAAGCATTTCAATACGCAAACGACTGGAACAAGCGCTCGCCCAGGGAGCGCCAGCTGATCCTGCATCCGCAGTTCGTCGAGGTCGACAATGGCGGCGAGCTGCGCGTCGGTTCCTGCAACCTGCGCCCCGACGAGATGCGCCAACGCGGCTGGGGAGAAATCCACCACGGCGCCTATGGCGAGCTGCTCCACGAGCTGCAGAGCCATCTGGAAATGACCTTCCGGGTCGACGCCCTGCGCCAGCGCCACGTCCGCAAGCGCTGGATCGAGGTCATGCAGGCGGTGGCCGAGGATCCCCAGGGACGCTGGGGCGTGCGCGCGGTCGAGCCCCTCACCGAACGCGAGCTCGAGACCTTCTCGGGCTACCAGTACCCGGTCTACGCCTGCGGCTACAACTGGCTGCAGTCCTGCGGCGATTCGGCCTGCCGGCTGGAGCGGCGCATCGACGAGATCCTCGCCTGGTGGCGGGCGCGCAAGCACGAGTGCCGCCAGGTGATCCTGGTGACGCATTCGATGGGCGGCCTGGTGGCGCGCGCCTGCGCCAAGCGGATTCCCGAAAAAATCGCCGGCATCGTGCACGGCGTGATGCCGGCGCTCGGCGCCCCGCTCATGTACCGCCGGCTGGCCTGCGGCACCGAATGCGACAGCCCGACCAATAACGCGTACGGCAATTTCGTGGCAGGCAAGTTCGCCGACCTGGCCGGCCGGCGCCCCGAGGACACCACGCCGGTGCTGGCGGCGGCGCCGGGCGCGCTCGAGCTGCTGCCGAACCACCTGTATCCGCGCCCCTGGCTCCATATCGCCGTGGCGCGCCCGGCGCGCCACCGGAATATGGACCAGGCCACCG
Protein-coding regions in this window:
- a CDS encoding Rid family hydrolase, with product MNTTAPLEKKIANHGVAWEDAFGYCQAVQVKDTIYLSGQLSHDKDGAMVAPAELDENGKPVDFSTMEAQMRQTYLNAISLLAEFGATLDDVVEETLYVLDVDAAFAAAGKVRKELYGRPQPRCASNLIGVTRLAIPSQLIEVTFRAVLK
- a CDS encoding RNA polymerase sigma factor; the encoded protein is MTTPPDQPDAELLRQMRLGTAAAFAALYRRHQGPLYRFVLLRCGSADTAADIVQETFMGLLTGRYDYDPLRGQLQHFLFGVARNLALKWEEGRRRHAVLPPAGADEDEEDELDIASEDDGPLGRLLENEAAEQVRRALSLLPPHYRDPVILYELHELSYQEIAAVCQVDIGTVRSRLARARAALAKRLQALRPASAA
- a CDS encoding HD domain-containing phosphohydrolase, with protein sequence MSFLSSATPKLAPWKVLLVDDEPDIHDITKLTLSRFRLDGRALSFVHAYSGAEAKEVLAREKDIALVFLDVVMEREDSGLEVARWMRQELDNQFTRIVLRTGQPGQAPEERVIVDYDINDYKEKTELDRTKLFTTTFAALRAYRDIMKVEEARRVQQNYREGLERVIAASSHIFQQRNLKDFANGLLQQVVALLRLEQSMLLRLKGASVITGESQYEVLAQIGDLGGEEIGPDLVAQLDDARHNRISRLHGDTYVGYFPNSSGKASLLVLKGVEEVSELDAQLLEVFCSGVAIAFDNILLNQEITDTQAELILRLGDVVESRSNEAGNHVRRMSQVCHLLAQAAGMPEEEVATLMHAAPMHDVGKIATPDAVLLKPGRLNEEEWEIMRQHPTVGLQILDGSSRPILKAAAVIAHQHHEKYDGSGYPQGLKGEAIHPYARIVAVADVFDALSHKRCYKDAWPAEKVTEHLREVAGHHLDPYYVDLLIKNMDKALEINRNWPD
- a CDS encoding thioesterase family protein; this encodes MARLQLDFPEDQFYYSTPLTVRVTDINAANHLGNDSMISMISEARARFLFEFGVAETERDGTGIIVTDLATTYRAEAHARDQLLFEVGVMDFNKYGGDITFRITRPRDRRLIAMAKSGFVFYNYKTSQVVAMPEEFRAKFDRVNWID
- a CDS encoding triacylglycerol lipase, whose translation is MPEATRRLKDPIAQEDGSQVTHSVATPVGFTVRGAVYLGSTKVIPVIFVPGTMGTHLRLRRDTGLPEDHPLEPGAVAWRPPNSDPEAFQYANDWNKRSPRERQLILHPQFVEVDNGGELRVGSCNLRPDEMRQRGWGEIHHGAYGELLHELQSHLEMTFRVDALRQRHVRKRWIEVMQAVAEDPQGRWGVRAVEPLTERELETFSGYQYPVYACGYNWLQSCGDSACRLERRIDEILAWWRARKHECRQVILVTHSMGGLVARACAKRIPEKIAGIVHGVMPALGAPLMYRRLACGTECDSPTNNAYGNFVAGKFADLAGRRPEDTTPVLAAAPGALELLPNHLYPRPWLHIAVARPARHRNMDQATDYLQLPNESQPNPYAIYRDMDAWYRLINPALLDPAGLYASRQDAVRTAKQALDSAEHFHAWLADHYHAASFAWYGDDPAYASYGRIRWVARLPAGLSATAANIRHARFMAHEPDGARIVEVDGKRILSFAVEPQDAHGDDTVARQSGAAPEGKVRKLFATRGVRHQDGYRHRNALLLTHYSIVKIVKELTKHGRRQ
- a CDS encoding GAF domain-containing sensor histidine kinase, yielding MERLDRLEAVQSMLLEIGQMSTSCSDITEFIAAVHRALGRIMYAANFYVALADREDGSVRFVYFVDEADAPPDPDERIRLASPEQSPTAWVLLNRRTLVITADDFAARESEGMRWGSGSAAEHWMGCPLLDQNHQALGAIVIQSYDKGVTYSEEDQALFALIANHVSNALQGLQSMDRLERAVQERTAALAIEVSERRRAEQVQHALYQIASLSAQALDTDVLSASLHRIIGELMVAENFLIALYHPETEEISIPYFVDQKDKEAPLQRFPFGKAMCSYVLASKQAQLHDAGSFQRLAASGLVREPLGNTEIASWMGAPMLVHEKPYGVLVVQSYDPAVVYTKADLDLLAFMASHVAVAIARMQADRAIRKTKERLEEQNAALNEALHALQEAQSELVRQEKLASLGRLVAGVAHEINTPLGICVTATSHLVQELKLTREELAAGEMTEDSLNGFFDIVDQSLRILTTNTQRAAALVRSFKQVAVDQSSDDIRSFNLHGYLNEVLLSLQPKLKGRPVKVELACPKDLVLDSFPGAVSQIVTNMVVNSLVHGFEREQAGTIAIRVGLEGEVVCFDYADDGAGMDKDTLDKLFDPFFTTKRGTGGSGLGAHILYNLVTGALGGTVRVESAPGKGLQYHLRFPRSQRKEKIAA
- a CDS encoding DUF3016 domain-containing protein produces the protein MRSSIAKLALAGLLAFGAGTASAGVTVNYIESERFSDLPFAPWEREEVLKNLNDYFTKLGANLPQGQDLTIDVTDIDLAGREYPTRGSGRDLRVLKGMADWPIITLRYSLTQDGQVLRSGDAKLADMSYLQRINRWSDSDTLRYEKRMIQEWFDQAILQKRRS
- a CDS encoding sorbosone dehydrogenase family protein gives rise to the protein MWILLLMGMLLAACGGGGGSPGETGVVPQPPATTGALTVTVSGLPAGVNAALRVTGPNNFTQDLNQTQTLSNLAPGSYSLSAAAVTSGATTYTPTPATQSAVVSAGATASATVNYGGASATLSLGVTRVAELESPTFLSAPPGDARLFVTERPGRVRIIQNGSVLSAPFLDISARVATAGEGGLLSLAFDPQYARNGYVYLYYTDAQRDIVVERFTASANPNLADATSGLVIIRVPHPGFTNHFGGQLAFGPDGFLYLAPGDGGGAGDPQRNGQNFTSLLGKLLRLDVANASASQPYAIPPDNPYIAMSSRRGEIWAAGLRNPWRFSFDGGQLYLADVGQDQREEVNIVGASQGGLNFGWNIMEGTLCYNASSCDRSGLTLPAFEYEHGSNNVNGCSITGGFVYRGRALPELAGHYFYSDFCGGWLKSFLPGAGGITQQRDWNLQGVRQVVSFGRDAEGELYLLSAAGGIYKIGRASTP
- a CDS encoding DNA-formamidopyrimidine glycosylase family protein, coding for MPEGPSLYLLKEQIQRFAGQEIVRAEGNTWAIDTTRLVGQPILSLRTWGKHLLIETPAMVLRIHFLLFGTYRIDERRDKPARLSLGMADGGEMNFYACSVKEIERATFEAYDFSADVMSDEWDPKRARKKLRARPDMLACDALLDQDIFSGVGNIIKNEVLFRIRLHPLSTVGALPAPKLRQLVDEARQYSFDFLEWKRQYVLKQHWQAHAQRTCPRCQIPMHKAKLGLSARRSFWCERCQKRYGA